In Etheostoma spectabile isolate EspeVRDwgs_2016 unplaced genomic scaffold, UIUC_Espe_1.0 scaffold546, whole genome shotgun sequence, the genomic window GCAGCAGCTAGAGTAATGGCAGCCAGACAGAATTCCCAGAACCCCTGTTACATACAGAACTCTCTGCAGCTGAGTCCCAGTGTGTCGCTGGGCTTCACCGGACACGTGGAAGGAGGAGGGTTTCAGATCACACACAGGGGGGTTGGGGGTTCTATTCATAGTAAGGTATTGTTCTGGTGTTGCTCATTAACATGAACcgtgatacccagccctaaacAACTGGCCGACAGGACGTCAGCAGTGATCACAGGAACAGAACAGTGGTACAGCGTGTGTGAGGAACATCTGTGGGAACAGGAAGCACACGGACACAATCCCAAACACAGAGTGCACTCACAGCCACACCGCTATATTACAGTAACATCGAGAGAACAATGACGTCATTCCCCATCAAGATATGCTAAGTCCCATAACATGACATTTCCTAACATGAGCTGGGAGGACTGGCCCTGTGGTGCTGGGCCTGGCCAATCAAAGAGCAGCAGCTGGGCCTGGAACAAGGAAGCATGATGGCATGATGGTCAGAGCGGCCTCCATCATGCTTCATCTTCAGGCTGGGCGGGGTGTCTGGCAACAACACTTCACCATAGTTCAGGGGAAATGAATAGGATGAGTCCTTTACCTTTTCCTTGACCAAGAAaggtttgttttgtccaacaatGGGTCATTCCATTCATGTTGGACATAGTGGTTTCACCCGGAATCCCTCAGGGTTCTGCTTTGATCTGCTCTTAGTGGTTTCACTTTCCTTTACAATTCATCAGCAAAACTAACACATAGAGACCATGACATATTTGCTGTTGTAGTTTCTTCCTCTCGGGGTGCTCAGTAGTGGTGTATGGGTCTCTCCTGCGGGCCGGTGTCCTCAGGCCTCAGAGCTCATGGAGGTCCTGGTTGGACTGGGTGGGAGGCGGGCTGCTGCACTGTGCTCCGTGCGGAAACTGTAATCATACTGACAGAGGACAGCCACACATCAGTCCTTTGGAATGTGCTCTGGGAGAAAGCATCCCAGTCTACACTGGGTGCATCAAATCATCTGCAAAACACCTGGGAGTCCCAAGATGCAATCAGACTCAGGACTACACTGGCCTCTGGTGGACCCCGGGTGTCAGTACAGGAACATGTGCTATGACCATAAAAGGCCATGTGGGTTCATGACAACCCCAGATCCTCATCTGCTGTTAGAGATGCCACTGCTTCCCACACATTCATCAACTTACCGGATCATTGATGTGTATTACAAGTTGCTTCTTTATACCAATATTGCTTAGGGTCGCTCAATATatctttattatttatcttttttaattgtcattGCAAAAACTGTCGCAATAAACACAAAAGACAATCAGAGATAGAAAATAACAGAAGAAAATTGCCTTCATTCTTTTTCATTGCTGCCTTTAATGTTCTattcaatgttcaataaaagaatgatgGAAATTATTTTCTggaattatttgttttaaacttGTTATAAAGCAGTTTGTtctattttagcagaatactgaaataTTATCTATTATAATAcctgtttatttatcacaagtaATTTTGTTATCACGATATTCAACGTTACCGCATATTTCCCTCacatcgtgcagccctaatattgCTACAACAAAGTCCAATGTCCAACTATGAAAATGAACTTCATTCACAATAAATTGGAAATCTCCTACATTACATAATGTTGTAATATTAGCAGAACTACAGCCCCTCCACCTTAATGCCACCTGTCTACTCACCTCTTTCTCGATCTCAGCCAGGGACTTGATAGTAATGCCCATCAGATCCACCTGCTGCAGCTGGACAGGGACACAAACACTTCGTTAGGGCGGACTCCCACTGGGCCCAGTTTAACCGGCCGCTTCATGTGAGTAGTGTGGTCGCTCTGGGCCGCGCCCCGGCCCCTGGGACAGAGGTGGGCCAGGACCTGGTCTGGTTGGACTCGGCACGGTACACATCAGTGTGATCATAGTCTATATCAACGACGTTTCAGttccgccggatgtccgtccccgtcctccgtctctgtgttggcgttctaacctccaaccctgtcctctgtctcaacgttctaacctccgtccccttcctctgtctctgtgttggtgttctaacctccgtccccttcctctgtctctgtgttggtgttctaacctccgtccccttcctctgtctctgtgttggtgttctaacctctctcccttcctctgtctctgtgttggtgttctaacctccgccccttcctctgtctctgtgttggtgttctaacctccgtccccttcctctgtctctgtgttggtgttctaacctctctccccttcctctgtctctgtgttggcattctaacctccgtccccgtcctctgtgttggtgtcctaacctccgtccccttcctctgtctctctgttggtgttctaacctccgtccccttcctctgtgttggcgttctaacctccgtccccttcctctgtctctgtgttggcattctaacctccgtccccttcctctgtctctgtgttggtgttctccgtccccttcctctgtctctgtgttggcattctaacctccgtccccttcttctgtctctgtgttggcattctaacctccgtccccgtcctctgtgttggcattctaacctccgtcctcttcctctgtgttggcattctaacctccgtccccgtcctctgtgttggcattctaacccccgtcccttctctgtctctgtgttggcattctaacctccgtccccttcctctgtctctgtgttggcattctaactccgtccccgtcctctgtgttggcattctaacctccgtccctttcctctgtctctgtgttggcattctaacctccgtccccgtcctctgtgttggcattctaacctccgtccccttcctctgtctctgtgttggcattctaacctccgtccccgtcctctgtgttggcattctaacctccgtcctcttcctctgtctctgtgttggcattctaacctccgtccccgtcctctgtgttggcgttctaacctccgtccccttcctctgtctctgtgttggtgttctaacctccgtccccttcctctgtctctgtgttggcattctaacctccgtccccgtcctctgtgttggcattctaacctccgcctctcctctgtctctgtgttggcattctaacctccgtccccgtcctctgtgttggcgttctaacctccgtcaccttcctctgtctctgtgttggtgttctaacctccgtccccttcctctgtctctgtgttggcattctaacctccgtccccgtcctctgtgttggcattctaacctccgtccccttcctctgtctctgtgttggcattctaacctccgtccccttcctctgtctctgtgttggcattctaacctccgtccccgtcctctgtgttggcattctaacctccgtccccttcctctgtctctgtgttggcattctaacctccgtccccgtcctctgtgtTGGTTGTTCtcacctccgtccccgtccactgtctctgtgttggcctTCTAACCTCcatccctgtcctctgtctctgtgttctaacctccgtccccgtcctctgtctctctgatggagttctaacctccggtggacttttgaggactatggttaactgcacGTTTCACTCCCACCCCCGAATGCTGAGTGGACCAGCCCAACCTTCCCCCACAGCGCTGTGTAGGAAGGTCTGTCTATGCGAGACTAGTGTGATCACTAAACGTGCCCAAGGACAGAGCTGACGTGCACTGAATAAGAAATGAAGCTGTTAGGAATGCAAATGAGCCACAAAGCAACCATTACAGAGACGGACGCCAGTGAGCTGTACGAGAGCgcttcacttcctgttttcaaGCCCAAACGTTTGACATAAGCGTGACGTGGCCCTGAACGTTTTACTGCTGCAGTGTGAGTGCAGACCAGCggggggtgagggggggtgAGGGCAATCATGCTCGGTTCAATTAGCAACTGGGCCAAGTGTGAGTACGGCCTCACTTTAACTTCAACTCCATTTTTGTACTGTTATCGATAGATAAACAGGTCATTATTTTACACTGCTTCTATCAAAGTCCCCTCCCCCATCAAATCTGTGATCAATCGCCATCAGGCTGACCTGTCTCCAGAGAGCTAAACGTTCAACAGGCAACTTACATCAGACGAGGCACAGGCAAACTTCTCGGAGATCATGAAAGGGACTCCATCCATCGCTGAAACAGTTCAGAGAAATGggtcaacagcagcaacacagtaacacaaacatttatggaatgtgacacaaacacaaataaaaaaacaagagtaGGTGAACTCCTGATGTCGGTCATATGCTTCTCAATGATTAAATCAATTCAACAATATCATCACGctattttcaacactttgttcTGGATTATTCATCACAAGTGTTATTGTCCTATTtcagtcactgtgtgtgtggggggggggtaatgtcCAGGCCAAACTGGATGCTGTAGTAATGTACACAAGATGGCAGTGGCCACATTTGAAGTACTGTGTGGTATTATAGTCCATTCCATTTGTACTCGGGATAGGTCGCATTCTCACACTCATCTCAGAGGttactaaaaatatttttatctgATATTTTCATGCTACAGTTGAGATTAAAAAAGGCTGAACCTGTTGAAAAGACTATAAATATCTAAGCCTCCCAAAGAGAATGGCAGAAAAAGAGACTGATGAGCTGCACTAAACTCCGAGGCTGTACTCAGGCACAGCAGGCTTTGAGCTGAatgctaaccccccccccaccaagcTAACATACTGTAGCAGGTCATATTTAAAATGGATTATCTGTTCTGTTAGCGTGCTAATTTACTAATCAGGAGTAAACACAAAGGCTGATGGGAGCATCAATATttctgcaggtatttggtcataaaccaaagtatctgacacattttattgtttatttgctTGCCGGCTAACAACTATTCACGAAGCATTTAAAGCTCTTCCAGGCAAACTGGACATGTAGTATGAAAATTATGCGAGTCTTCCTTCAGGATGGATCggcacattttcaaaaagacaCTTGTGATTTGGTGGAGAGAGAGGATGTTGAGAAGAAGACCAAGTGCTGACCTGAGATAGCATACAGGTTGGAGTTCTGGTGCTCATAGTCTGGCCTGGTAGTGTTCTTCCCTCTGAAGCTGGCTGGGAGGGTCATGGAAATATGTCTAggggcaaaaagaaaacagacataTACAGCATCTAGTTAGTTCAATGGAGACAAACCCCTGAATCTATGTACATGTCTTCTGCTTTCCAGTAGAAAGCACCACCTTTTCCTACCTCAATTAATGCACATGTTATAACGTCTTTCGGGTCAGTGTAAAAGCAGGATACATGTGTCCAAACGCGTCATTAGAGGGGACTCACTTGAGCATGGGAGCAGGTGGGACAGGCGCAGAGCTGGAGGACGAGCTCACGTGGACGTTGttggtggttggtgtgtgtgtggagtccTGGGCCCGAGGGACGGTCCCCATCCGGTACCAGATCCCCATGTTGTTAAGCTCCCTGGGAAACCAGCACATAAACATGCTGAAAAGACTTCTTCAGATGAAGAAAAGTTACAGGCTGAACAGAAAGCAGGGGtgtactttgtctttttctccagACCCTCAAAATGTGAGTTCCAACCCTATTCGTAGTCGTGTTGGGTCTCTTTTTCACATCGTTTGGaccattattattaccatatcAGTGTCTACAACATTGTAAAAGCTAGGGCAGATATACTTTAAAAGCTTGCTAGAGAAGGCCATCTACAATCCTCCGATCTGAGGAAGGTCCGTCAGTTACATAGGGTTAGGGTAAGTGGTTGATGTGCACCTAAACCTTATAATGACCTGACATGTATTTCCAGAGATGCTCCAGGCCCTCACCTAGTGACACAGTGTGTTTTTCACTAACACATGACAGAGTGGAAAGGTTCATCTTAATGATCCATGTGGCTCGATATGTGGGAGAAAGTTCAAACTGCAAGAGTGGAACAGTGGTTTCAACTACAGGCCAAACTGCTCCAATCCACCGGGATACTACACTACTGGTGCTACTACAGGGGCTAATGGACAACTATTTGTCAAGTCTAATACCAAGACTACTGTCCCATCACGTCCCGGGCTGCTCACCCTATGAAGGTGTACTGTGGGGGGGCCTGCTTAGAGCGTCCCAGGATCCGGATGTCACAGATGGCGGCCTCTGTGGAGTCCCGTGGGATAAACTTGATGCAGAGACGCCTCTTCCTGAAGGCTTGTTCCTCTGTgggacacagacagacacacaggctgCTCATCAACAATACAGCAATGCCAGAGAGGCTCTCTGAAGCCTGACATCCTTGGCGAATAAAGGTTTCAGTTGAATCATTTCTGACAAACAGTGTTACCACACAGAGATGTTACAACTAGGGCAGGGCACCACATTCATTACTAGTTAGGCACCGAGCGAATTGCCTCTAAAAGTATCAAGTATGGAAAAATGCCTCGCCATTCAATACCCAGGTCCATCACCTAAGGAGTAAATATCATCGttagtgagccaatcagcatgcttCTACTAAGATCTAagaatgtctgtgattggctgtctaacattaCACGTTACACAGAGACGGCTCACTTAGTACGagctgaaaaacaaatacaaagctatgtgctgtaatgtgtaaaaaaaatgtaatttaatgaaATCGGtatcaaaaaaagtattgtttaggaacTGGTATCAAAGTCGAGGTATAACTTACGGGTGTCAACAGTCTCTTGGATGGGGATGAACCCCACAGGCAGAGTGTCCTTTATATCGATCAGCTTCATGTCCACAAGAACATTGCCCAAATGGCTctataaaagaagaaagaaaagaaggagacaTTGAAATAAAGTGGGGACTGAACGATGCATGTGTGACATTAGAGTGTAACATGCATGGCTGGTGGGTGAGGGCAGTTCCTTACATTTTCCTTAGAGAAGACCCTGGTGAAGCAGAGGTAGCGCGTCACCTTGGATTTGAAAAGGCCATCTTTCCACAGGTCAGCATCCAGGCCGTCTGTTGTTGCAGAAACCTGGAGGAAAATCAGTTATACTCTGTGGATGCCAAAGGATTCTTTTAACCCGTCAATGACCTATTCATGTCATGGCTACAGTAGTTCAGAGTAAAACATGATCATGACAACCACTGCAGCTGTAAAGGTGACAGGTCAATGTCAGCTGTCTACAATGGGCCCAGTTCTTTCACAGTAGAAGGACATGGGAAGTCCCCTGTGTAGTGCTACAGCAGCTGCTGTGGGCTTTCCTCTGGTGGAGCGGAGAGGCTGGATTGTTTCAGACAGCAGCAAAGTTTACTGGACACATTTCAGGATTTGTGGCACACTAAGAGTAACAATTAGATGTCAGTACATCCAGCAGCATGCTGTGGTTGTGTAAAACAGCGGAGGCGGTGGGTGAGAAACGGCATGTAGACAGAGCAGACTGAACTATTGCTTCCTACACATTTATGGCTGTAGAACAGGTAAATATTGATGaagtattggctttttactCACAAAGGTTTTATTGCACTTAGAGTAACGAGTGTTACTGTGGTGGTCATGATAACAGCTTTAGGAATTACTTTGACCTATGCCATCTAAATCGATGATTATTTGGCATGGTCATTTTGTGGTTGTAGTAGTAGCTATGTGTCCTGAGTACAGTAACTTACCACATCATATCCAGTGGGGGCCCTGTTCCTGGAGGCTACTACTCCCACTCCAGTGATTGGGTCCATGTGCATCTCTGGCAATGCTTCAGAAAGGTCCCGGACCTCAGGCATCTTTGTTCTGCAGCAAAAAGCAACAGAACAAAGTCACTTCTTGGAAAGTGGTCGAAGGATGTGGGTGAAGGGGGAGTTCACCTGGCACCTGCATTTCCCTCTCTCGTACCTACGTTACCCCAACTGAGAGTATGTCCTCTAGAACAGGGGTCTTTGATagtttaggccaaggaccccttagctaAAAGGGAGACAGAGTAGGAACCCCCtacaacatgtactgtatgaaaGGAAGCTGCATTAAACTGGGTCATACAGATGAAAAGGTATGGCAGTGAATCCTTAAGCTTGACTGTATGGCTACCATAGTAACCGTGTCTTCAATGTGTAAAATAACAGTTTCTGTCACAAATAGGCCGATTTATCTTTGCTATTGAAATGTTAgattcatgttaatgtatattttcagacatacaATAATGTGGAATTTCCTGCTCTAGGCCGCTGGTTGTCAACATGTTTGCCTGATGGTTTCCTGGTTCCTGGTGTTTCCTGTATTCTCCGGACAGCGTTaacctttcttctttttgacaCTGATGAGTAATCGGCActttaaccttttctcagacgTGATGTTCTGTTCAAACGTTCCTTTCAGTGAACTGACCAAGACGTTTTTGGTGTCCAAGTTTGTTGAAGTGAAAACCCACCG contains:
- the mvb12ba gene encoding multivesicular body subunit 12Ba — translated: MPEVRDLSEALPEMHMDPITGVGVVASRNRAPTGYDVVSATTDGLDADLWKDGLFKSKVTRYLCFTRVFSKENSHLGNVLVDMKLIDIKDTLPVGFIPIQETVDTQEQAFRKRRLCIKFIPRDSTEAAICDIRILGRSKQAPPQYTFIGELNNMGIWYRMGTVPRAQDSTHTPTTNNVHVSSSSSSAPVPPAPMLKHISMTLPASFRGKNTTRPDYEHQNSNLYAISAMDGVPFMISEKFACASSDLQQVDLMGITIKSLAEIEKEYDYSFRTEHSAAARLPPSPTRTSMSSEA